A portion of the Coraliomargarita parva genome contains these proteins:
- a CDS encoding sodium:solute symporter family protein: MHWIDWLIVIVPVVGVLWVAVSSRKYVRGVVDFLAAGRVAGRYVLSAGDMTAGLSVITLVALVESKYQVGYALTFWEYLTVPVGIIMGLTGYCLYRFRETRSLSIGQFLEMRYNRPLRIVAATIRTISEMVTNAIGPAVAANFFIYFLGLPHKVMIFGLNMPTFGVIVAASLCLCMVVIWPGGRISLLISDAFQGLMCYPIFVILAGYILLHFGWHDTIGPVMMDRVKGQSFINPFDIEKLRDFNIFALFVNIMGSILSRASWIGNDTTSSGRTPHEQKMAGILGTWRNLYAALMLLMVAVMIIALMTHRKYAEQSNDIRYELMEKVAVEAVPDAAMREQLNANLAAVPVPHHEIGVDAPLSQESNIDAPYMETALEALGGTPEGNLQYQKFRTLYHQMMLPVALRNILPVGLMGLFCLLMIMLLISTDDSRVFNASSTIVQDIIIPFFKKPLTPKQHLLLLRLTSVGVCLFFFFVSIFFVQIDYIIMFTTIMCALWLGGAGPIMIFGLYSRFGNTVGAFGALIFGSGLSAAGLYMQRNWAETVYPWLVSHGWEVSVGNFLETVSSPFRPYIVWEMNAVKFPINSYELYFMAMVSGIAAYVIGSALTQRKPYNLDRLLHRGVYDLSNEYKEPFKWSLRSFYKKLIGITPEYTLGDRIIAWSVFGYAIVYKFGFCFIGVLIWNAIKPWPVEWWSNYFFITSLCVTAVLGIISTFWFLIGGIIDIRKLFRDLAGRIDDPLDNGMVEGHVSLVDKKAFEERTHESQND, from the coding sequence ATGCATTGGATAGATTGGTTGATTGTCATTGTCCCTGTGGTTGGGGTTCTATGGGTCGCTGTGAGCAGCCGCAAATATGTGCGTGGGGTCGTCGACTTCCTGGCGGCAGGACGTGTGGCGGGTCGCTATGTGCTCTCTGCGGGGGACATGACAGCGGGGCTGAGTGTGATCACGCTGGTGGCGCTGGTGGAATCCAAATACCAAGTGGGTTATGCCTTGACCTTCTGGGAATACCTGACGGTGCCGGTGGGGATTATCATGGGATTGACAGGGTATTGTCTCTATCGCTTCCGCGAGACGCGTTCCTTGTCGATCGGTCAGTTTTTGGAGATGCGCTACAATCGACCGTTGCGTATCGTTGCCGCGACGATTCGCACGATCTCGGAGATGGTGACCAATGCGATCGGTCCGGCGGTAGCGGCGAACTTCTTCATCTACTTCCTGGGCTTGCCGCACAAGGTGATGATCTTTGGACTCAATATGCCGACTTTCGGTGTGATCGTGGCGGCATCGCTCTGCCTGTGCATGGTGGTCATCTGGCCGGGTGGCCGGATCTCGCTCTTGATCTCGGACGCGTTTCAGGGCCTGATGTGCTACCCGATCTTTGTGATTCTTGCCGGTTATATTCTGCTGCACTTTGGGTGGCATGACACGATTGGGCCTGTGATGATGGACCGTGTCAAAGGGCAGAGTTTTATCAACCCCTTCGACATCGAGAAGCTGCGTGACTTTAATATCTTCGCGCTGTTCGTGAATATCATGGGGAGCATTCTGAGCCGGGCCAGCTGGATCGGTAATGACACGACCAGCAGCGGTCGCACCCCGCACGAGCAGAAGATGGCGGGTATCCTCGGGACCTGGCGTAATTTGTATGCCGCTTTGATGTTGCTCATGGTCGCGGTGATGATCATTGCGCTGATGACGCACCGGAAGTATGCGGAGCAGTCGAATGATATCCGCTATGAACTGATGGAAAAGGTGGCGGTGGAAGCGGTGCCTGACGCCGCGATGCGTGAGCAGCTCAACGCCAATTTGGCGGCGGTTCCCGTGCCACACCATGAGATCGGCGTGGACGCCCCGCTTTCGCAGGAGAGCAATATCGATGCGCCTTACATGGAGACCGCACTGGAGGCCCTTGGGGGCACTCCGGAGGGAAATCTTCAATATCAGAAATTCCGCACGCTTTATCACCAGATGATGTTGCCGGTTGCCTTGAGGAATATCCTTCCTGTCGGCCTCATGGGATTATTCTGCCTATTGATGATCATGCTGCTGATTTCGACTGATGATTCGCGTGTGTTCAATGCATCCTCGACGATCGTGCAGGACATCATAATCCCGTTTTTCAAGAAGCCGCTGACGCCGAAACAGCACTTGCTGCTTCTGCGGCTGACATCAGTCGGGGTTTGTCTGTTCTTCTTCTTCGTTTCGATCTTCTTCGTGCAGATCGATTACATCATCATGTTCACAACGATCATGTGCGCGCTCTGGCTGGGCGGAGCCGGCCCGATCATGATCTTCGGCCTTTACAGCCGTTTCGGTAACACCGTTGGTGCCTTCGGGGCCCTGATTTTCGGTTCCGGTCTCTCCGCCGCGGGGCTCTACATGCAACGCAACTGGGCGGAGACGGTCTATCCTTGGCTAGTATCTCATGGTTGGGAGGTCTCGGTCGGGAACTTCTTGGAAACCGTTTCCTCTCCCTTCCGTCCCTATATCGTCTGGGAGATGAACGCGGTGAAGTTCCCGATCAACTCTTACGAGCTCTACTTTATGGCCATGGTCTCCGGGATTGCCGCCTATGTGATTGGTTCGGCTCTGACGCAGCGCAAGCCCTACAACTTGGACCGCTTGCTGCACCGTGGGGTATATGACCTTTCCAATGAATACAAGGAGCCGTTCAAGTGGAGTCTGCGCAGTTTCTATAAGAAGCTAATCGGCATCACTCCGGAATATACGCTGGGCGACCGGATTATCGCCTGGTCGGTCTTCGGCTACGCGATCGTTTATAAATTCGGATTCTGCTTCATTGGCGTGCTGATCTGGAACGCGATTAAGCCCTGGCCGGTCGAGTGGTGGAGCAACTACTTCTTCATTACCAGCCTCTGCGTCACCGCTGTGCTCGGCATTATCTCAACCTTCTGGTTCCTGATCGGGGGCATTATTGACATCCGGAAGCTCTTCCGTGATCTGGCCGGCCGCATCGACGATCCGCTCGATAACGGTATGGTCGAAGGGCACGTCTCGCTGGTCGACAAAAAGGCATTCGAAGAACGCACGCATGAGTCCCAGAACGACTAG
- a CDS encoding alpha-mannosidase: MMGELLQQSTGQELLDELLRKVQQNIYVTVAPFEVMVWRTKEPVSFALRMSGRKREGKVGASWADELFDCGWMRFRSELPTGVEQEQLVARIDVNGELCVVDRQGIPVRGLTNVKSTFDDKLGGPGKTVYALPPEAVSGSVVEFWADAGLNDLFGFVKDEGRIVLAEIATVREEVRQLYYDLETLRDWLLTLQSGPSEALRLQESLAQLSEELDCEDAESVLRAREHLAYWFSGEHPSPALTVHAIGHAHLDLAWLWPIRETIRKGARTFATALYNLERYPEYVFGMSQPQLYQWLKERYPDLYAKVKQAVAQGGIEPQGTFWVEPDCSMPSGESFVRQILYGARFFREEFGLVPNYCWQPDVFGYHGQLPQILRKSGHAFFMTQKLSWNVVNPFAHHSFHWEGIDGTRILTHMLPEETYNGPAAARSLRKIFDDYKEKEISDHALMAFGIGDGGGGPDAEHLERLRRAPRLPGLPEVRIGSAADFFEVWKQDSDKFPVWRGELYLERHQGTLTTQSLVKRNNRRSEIALRELEWAAYLAAVFAKTPYPAAQVERLWKEVLLYQFHDILPGSSIKRVYDECNARYAAILAELEYLTREAYGAVAAEVGLEGQLVVFNSLAWPREEWVRLEDTWHRINVPALGWAHVKDETLPKFSELSASVGCLENERIKIQFAEDGRVASFLVKEGDVEWIASGEFANDLVIIPDKGDAWDFAVDLETKDVWGYLREALERPELKRVTSGVDGPCAWIRQELHYRSSKIVQTIRLLSGAVQLEFDTEVDWREPEMMLRVRFPVAVDTEEASFEIPFGSIRRSVLDESSHQRAQIEVVAQQWVDLSGEDGGVALYNDCKYGFRIKGHLIDMTLLRSVPYPDVPLIGKGDRSGISATNCTDLGTHAFRYALRAHDQQIGPAELTQEARVFNTAVKYAKGAGASLDTHSLGSCWPEAIELAAVKPAEDGRGWIWRLVNLSEEAVNCSLPTIFEKCSAWECDLNEVVSKEAIPLDERGELAFAPFEIKTIRCLAGSNIPKGFR; the protein is encoded by the coding sequence ATGATGGGGGAGCTCTTACAACAATCGACGGGACAGGAATTGCTAGATGAATTGCTTCGGAAGGTTCAACAGAACATATATGTAACTGTAGCACCATTTGAAGTAATGGTCTGGAGGACTAAGGAGCCGGTTTCCTTTGCTCTGCGAATGAGTGGACGTAAGCGTGAGGGCAAAGTTGGGGCGTCTTGGGCAGATGAGCTCTTTGATTGTGGATGGATGCGCTTTCGGTCTGAACTGCCGACTGGCGTCGAACAGGAACAACTTGTCGCACGGATCGATGTGAATGGTGAGTTGTGTGTGGTTGATCGCCAAGGAATTCCTGTGCGTGGCTTGACCAATGTGAAGTCTACTTTCGATGATAAGTTGGGTGGGCCCGGTAAGACGGTGTATGCATTACCACCTGAGGCAGTTAGCGGTAGCGTTGTTGAGTTCTGGGCCGATGCCGGGCTCAACGATTTATTTGGCTTTGTCAAAGATGAGGGACGGATTGTTCTAGCGGAAATAGCCACGGTTCGTGAGGAGGTTCGCCAGCTCTACTATGACTTGGAGACTTTGCGCGATTGGTTGTTGACCTTGCAATCTGGTCCTTCGGAAGCACTGCGCCTGCAGGAATCACTCGCTCAATTATCTGAGGAACTCGATTGTGAGGATGCTGAGAGCGTGCTTCGGGCACGTGAGCATCTCGCGTATTGGTTTTCCGGCGAGCATCCGAGTCCTGCTTTGACAGTGCATGCGATCGGTCATGCACATTTGGACCTCGCCTGGCTGTGGCCGATCCGCGAGACGATCCGTAAGGGTGCCCGGACTTTTGCCACAGCACTTTACAATCTGGAGCGTTATCCGGAGTATGTTTTTGGCATGAGTCAGCCTCAGTTGTATCAATGGTTGAAGGAGCGTTATCCTGATTTGTATGCAAAGGTTAAGCAGGCGGTGGCTCAAGGCGGTATTGAACCTCAAGGCACTTTCTGGGTGGAGCCGGATTGTTCCATGCCGTCGGGTGAGTCCTTTGTGCGCCAGATTCTCTATGGAGCACGGTTCTTTAGGGAGGAGTTTGGCCTGGTTCCAAACTACTGCTGGCAGCCGGATGTTTTTGGCTATCATGGGCAGCTGCCGCAGATTCTGAGAAAGAGTGGACATGCGTTTTTCATGACGCAGAAACTCTCGTGGAATGTGGTCAACCCCTTTGCACACCACTCATTTCATTGGGAGGGCATCGACGGGACTCGGATCCTTACTCACATGCTGCCGGAGGAAACGTATAATGGTCCGGCTGCGGCTCGATCCTTACGTAAGATTTTCGACGATTATAAAGAGAAGGAAATTTCGGATCATGCACTCATGGCCTTTGGTATCGGTGATGGGGGTGGTGGCCCGGATGCCGAGCATTTGGAGCGCTTGCGTCGAGCACCCCGTTTGCCCGGTTTACCTGAAGTTCGCATCGGCAGTGCTGCTGATTTCTTCGAAGTCTGGAAGCAAGATTCGGATAAGTTCCCGGTATGGCGGGGAGAGCTGTATCTGGAGCGGCATCAGGGAACCTTGACGACGCAAAGTTTAGTTAAGCGAAACAATCGACGTTCTGAGATTGCATTGCGCGAGTTGGAATGGGCGGCCTACCTCGCTGCGGTCTTTGCTAAAACTCCCTATCCGGCTGCTCAGGTGGAGCGTTTATGGAAAGAGGTGCTCCTTTATCAGTTCCACGATATCTTACCAGGGTCATCGATTAAGCGTGTCTACGATGAGTGTAATGCCCGCTATGCGGCGATTTTAGCCGAACTGGAATATCTGACCAGAGAGGCCTATGGCGCGGTTGCTGCGGAGGTCGGTTTGGAAGGTCAACTCGTGGTATTCAACTCACTCGCCTGGCCCCGCGAAGAATGGGTTCGTCTGGAGGATACATGGCATCGGATCAATGTGCCCGCACTTGGTTGGGCTCATGTGAAGGATGAGACCCTGCCGAAATTCTCTGAGCTTTCAGCATCCGTGGGTTGCCTTGAGAACGAACGCATCAAGATCCAATTTGCGGAGGATGGTCGTGTGGCATCTTTCCTTGTCAAGGAGGGGGATGTCGAGTGGATCGCTTCTGGAGAGTTTGCCAATGATCTGGTAATCATTCCGGACAAAGGGGACGCATGGGACTTTGCTGTCGATTTGGAAACTAAGGACGTTTGGGGATATCTGCGTGAAGCATTGGAAAGACCCGAATTGAAGCGGGTGACATCTGGAGTAGACGGGCCATGTGCATGGATACGGCAGGAGTTGCACTATCGTAGTTCAAAAATCGTTCAGACCATTCGTCTCTTGAGTGGGGCGGTCCAACTGGAGTTCGATACCGAAGTGGATTGGCGTGAGCCCGAAATGATGTTGCGCGTGCGTTTTCCTGTCGCAGTCGATACGGAGGAGGCTTCGTTTGAGATTCCTTTTGGTTCTATACGAAGAAGTGTTCTGGATGAAAGCTCGCACCAGCGTGCGCAAATCGAAGTGGTTGCCCAACAGTGGGTTGATTTGTCGGGGGAAGATGGGGGTGTCGCCCTTTACAACGATTGCAAATACGGTTTTCGAATCAAGGGGCATCTCATTGATATGACGCTGCTGCGCAGCGTTCCTTATCCGGATGTGCCATTGATCGGAAAGGGAGATCGGTCCGGTATCTCAGCGACGAATTGCACTGACTTGGGAACGCATGCTTTCCGCTATGCCTTGCGGGCACACGATCAGCAGATTGGTCCGGCCGAGTTGACCCAAGAGGCAAGGGTATTCAACACCGCTGTCAAATACGCGAAAGGGGCGGGCGCTTCTTTAGACACTCACTCTCTAGGGTCTTGCTGGCCTGAGGCGATTGAACTCGCTGCGGTGAAACCTGCAGAGGATGGGCGTGGTTGGATCTGGCGTTTGGTCAACCTTTCGGAAGAGGCGGTGAATTGCTCTCTACCGACCATCTTCGAGAAATGCAGTGCATGGGAATGCGACTTGAACGAAGTCGTGTCCAAAGAGGCAATACCACTGGACGAGAGAGGTGAGCTGGCCTTTGCCCCATTCGAGATTAAAACGATTCGCTGCTTAGCGGGTTCCAATATTCCGAAGGGATTTCGTTAA